One window from the genome of Leucobacter aridicollis encodes:
- a CDS encoding CDP-glycerol glycerophosphotransferase family protein: MRELRSVITTATLSTTRPHPRHATVVTLNADEENATVQAVFLGDSGDFDRIVLVTPSPEISRIAVGMAARRLELEVPPQLEYRKLSYGALLGEYRRSRETYSTHVLLPGRDFSKRRRHVHLTHGSGPKPDTTFRAPTNVLASITPQWVEQQLKEYKLPADTEVIEYMPRLEIMRRSVGDTSILEKLGLDPTKPLVVWAPTYRVTRRGREVRVSGVPLSIDGTVAAAEVQRLAQGLGATLVLKIHPHDQDPSEKLGLPSFDVDSLREHEVTTYELFGVADLVVTDYSSIYVERERANLRYARITEDYSSFAQSYRGLRY; this comes from the coding sequence GTGCGCGAGCTGCGTTCGGTGATAACCACGGCGACGCTGTCGACCACCCGCCCCCATCCCAGGCACGCCACCGTCGTCACGTTGAACGCAGATGAGGAGAACGCGACAGTTCAGGCGGTCTTCCTCGGTGACTCCGGTGACTTTGACCGCATCGTGCTCGTGACTCCGTCACCTGAGATCTCGCGCATCGCTGTCGGCATGGCAGCACGCAGGCTCGAGCTCGAGGTGCCGCCTCAACTCGAGTACCGCAAGCTCAGCTACGGCGCACTCCTCGGTGAGTACCGACGCAGCCGCGAGACGTACTCGACGCACGTCTTGCTGCCCGGGCGCGACTTCTCAAAGCGGAGGCGCCACGTGCACCTTACGCACGGCAGCGGCCCGAAGCCTGACACAACCTTCCGCGCCCCGACCAACGTGCTCGCGTCAATCACGCCTCAGTGGGTCGAACAGCAGCTGAAGGAATACAAGCTACCCGCGGACACCGAGGTCATCGAGTACATGCCGCGCCTCGAGATCATGCGGCGCTCCGTGGGCGACACCTCGATCCTTGAGAAGCTCGGCTTGGACCCGACGAAGCCGCTCGTGGTGTGGGCGCCGACGTACCGGGTGACACGACGGGGGCGGGAGGTTCGAGTGAGTGGCGTGCCGCTTAGCATTGACGGAACCGTAGCAGCAGCCGAGGTTCAGCGACTAGCACAAGGCCTTGGTGCGACACTTGTCTTGAAGATCCATCCTCATGACCAAGACCCAAGTGAGAAACTGGGACTTCCGTCATTCGACGTCGATTCGCTACGCGAACATGAAGTTACGACATACGAGCTGTTTGGCGTAGCGGACCTGGTAGTCACTGACTATTCGAGTATCTACGTCGAGCGGGAACGGGCCAACCTGCGTTATGCGAGAATCACAGAGGACTACTCCTCCTTCGCTCAAAGCTACCGAGGGCTCAGGTATTGA
- a CDS encoding ABC transporter ATP-binding protein, which produces MTLPRISDDQDPMIVFEDVSKRFRLRHARSLKRTVMDAVQRRTIAEEFTAVNGLSFEVRPGESVALMGKNGSGKSTTLKLLSGVLRPSDGWIRVRGRIAGLLEVGAGFHPELTGRENIYMNASILGMTKKETDERFDQIVEFSELAGFIDTEVKRYSSGMYARLGFSVAIHTELDVLLVDEVLSVGDAEFQAKCNAKLKELREQGKTMFIVSHSAAQLKKLCDRGIVLERGRKIHDGPLDEALKLIAPKKK; this is translated from the coding sequence GTGACTTTGCCCAGAATCTCTGACGACCAAGACCCGATGATCGTCTTCGAAGACGTCTCAAAACGCTTCAGACTGCGCCACGCACGGTCGCTCAAGCGCACTGTGATGGATGCAGTTCAACGGCGCACCATCGCGGAGGAGTTCACCGCCGTAAACGGGCTCAGCTTCGAGGTGCGCCCTGGCGAATCGGTCGCGTTGATGGGCAAGAACGGCTCTGGCAAGTCGACAACGCTCAAGCTTCTCTCTGGCGTGCTCCGTCCGAGCGACGGCTGGATTCGAGTGCGCGGCCGCATTGCCGGTCTGCTTGAGGTCGGCGCGGGTTTCCACCCCGAACTCACCGGCCGCGAAAACATCTATATGAATGCGTCGATTCTCGGCATGACGAAGAAGGAGACCGACGAACGATTCGACCAGATCGTTGAATTCTCGGAGCTCGCCGGCTTCATCGATACCGAGGTCAAGCGCTACTCGTCGGGTATGTACGCCAGACTCGGCTTCTCCGTCGCGATCCACACCGAACTCGACGTGCTGCTCGTCGATGAGGTCTTATCTGTTGGCGACGCCGAGTTCCAGGCGAAGTGCAACGCGAAACTCAAGGAGCTCCGCGAGCAGGGCAAGACCATGTTCATCGTGAGTCACAGTGCCGCGCAGCTCAAGAAGCTCTGCGACCGGGGAATTGTGCTCGAACGTGGCCGCAAGATCCATGACGGCCCACTCGACGAGGCGCTGAAGCTCATCGCGCCGAAGAAGAAGTAG
- a CDS encoding ABC transporter permease, with protein sequence MTLDDTQPVRIVGGGERRQTRRRAAPSLSPLDDARYRAPGDSRWLLDTFRYPHLLSMLLKKGTSTRYYGSVMGWGWSYVKPAMQFFMYFFVMGVVLGLTRGLELFPLYLLSGIVLINFYTEATRAATNSITGNAALIKKIYLPRELFPVSAVGSAFIHFLPQLVVLLAVSLIYGNFAFSFLAVVKVVVALIILLAFTLGLGLLFGALNVAYRDAKNIIDVFLMFAVWMSPVIYSHEMLRSVVPAWVYQVYMVNPVTVAVELFHEVFWAPVVSEPQIPDFALTNTIGGVGIALGTLLIGQVVFRKLEGDFAQNL encoded by the coding sequence ATGACGCTTGACGACACCCAGCCTGTGCGCATCGTGGGCGGAGGCGAACGTCGGCAGACTAGGCGCCGAGCCGCTCCGAGCCTCTCTCCGCTCGACGATGCGCGCTACCGCGCCCCCGGAGACAGCCGCTGGCTACTCGATACATTCCGCTACCCGCATCTGTTGAGCATGCTGCTCAAGAAGGGCACATCGACACGCTATTACGGCTCGGTGATGGGCTGGGGCTGGTCGTATGTGAAGCCCGCGATGCAGTTCTTCATGTACTTCTTCGTCATGGGAGTCGTACTCGGGCTCACCCGCGGCCTAGAGCTCTTCCCGCTGTACCTTCTCTCGGGTATCGTGCTCATCAACTTCTACACCGAGGCGACCCGCGCCGCGACAAACTCGATCACAGGCAACGCCGCGCTGATCAAAAAGATCTACCTCCCCCGCGAACTCTTTCCAGTATCGGCGGTCGGCTCAGCCTTCATCCACTTCCTCCCGCAGTTGGTCGTTTTGCTCGCGGTCAGCCTGATCTACGGCAACTTCGCGTTCTCGTTCCTAGCGGTCGTCAAGGTAGTCGTGGCCCTCATCATCCTGTTGGCGTTCACGCTCGGCCTCGGGCTGCTGTTCGGTGCGCTCAACGTCGCCTACCGCGACGCAAAGAACATCATCGACGTGTTCTTGATGTTCGCGGTGTGGATGTCGCCCGTCATTTACTCGCACGAAATGCTTCGCAGCGTTGTGCCAGCATGGGTCTACCAGGTCTACATGGTGAACCCCGTGACCGTCGCGGTCGAGCTCTTCCACGAAGTGTTCTGGGCGCCAGTTGTGTCCGAGCCACAGATTCCCGACTTCGCACTGACCAACACGATTGGCGGAGTCGGCATCGCACTCGGCACACTGCTGATCGGCCAGGTCGTATTCCGCAAACTGGAGGGTGACTTTGCCCAGAATCTCTGA
- a CDS encoding UDP-glucose dehydrogenase family protein, which yields MTGTAAPLRISVIGCGYLGTVHAVAMAALGHDVVGIDVDVDRIALLAAGRAPFFEPGLPERLESALASGRLRFSADMGEAAAADLHFVCVGTPQSADGDAADLTAIFAATEALATHLRPGSVVAGKSTVPVGTAVRIADMLETAGAALVWNPEFLREGRAIADSLSPDRIVIGVGRTGEEQGQGEAHGHGRRPGQGGDAIGILRTAYAPMLDLGTPLVVTDLATAELVKGAANAYLATRISFMNAMADVAERAGADISGLAEALGHDERIGPHYLRAGIGFGGGCLPKDIRAFAARATELGAKAPAALLATVDDINLSQRSGLVVSITDHFGGAVAGRKIAVLGAAFKPDSDDIRDSPAIDIALELHRLGANVTVTDPAALANVAGRYPELSLTGDLTDAVRGAECLVIATEWAEYREIDPVAAAELVAEQTVFDGRNCLDRASWAAAGWHYRGIGRR from the coding sequence ATGACAGGCACGGCTGCACCCCTCAGAATCTCAGTCATCGGCTGCGGCTACCTCGGCACTGTGCACGCGGTGGCGATGGCGGCGCTTGGGCACGACGTTGTCGGAATCGACGTCGACGTCGACCGCATCGCCCTCCTGGCGGCTGGCCGCGCGCCGTTCTTCGAGCCAGGGCTCCCCGAGCGCCTCGAGTCGGCTCTCGCCTCGGGTCGCCTCCGTTTCTCGGCTGACATGGGTGAGGCGGCGGCAGCCGACCTGCACTTCGTCTGCGTCGGCACCCCGCAATCTGCAGACGGCGACGCGGCAGACCTCACCGCGATCTTCGCGGCGACCGAGGCTCTTGCGACGCACCTGCGCCCGGGCAGCGTCGTCGCAGGGAAGTCGACAGTGCCCGTCGGCACGGCCGTACGCATTGCAGACATGCTCGAGACCGCTGGGGCGGCGCTCGTCTGGAACCCCGAGTTCCTTCGTGAGGGACGCGCGATCGCCGACAGTCTCTCGCCGGATCGGATCGTGATCGGCGTTGGCCGTACGGGCGAGGAGCAGGGTCAGGGCGAGGCGCATGGTCATGGCCGTCGCCCGGGCCAGGGCGGTGACGCGATTGGCATACTCCGAACGGCATACGCGCCGATGCTCGACCTCGGGACACCGCTCGTCGTCACCGACCTTGCAACCGCCGAGCTCGTGAAGGGCGCTGCGAACGCGTACCTTGCGACAAGAATTTCGTTCATGAACGCGATGGCCGACGTCGCCGAACGCGCAGGCGCAGACATCTCAGGTCTCGCCGAGGCGCTCGGGCACGACGAACGAATCGGGCCGCACTACCTGCGCGCTGGAATCGGTTTCGGCGGCGGCTGCCTCCCCAAAGACATTCGAGCATTCGCGGCGCGCGCAACCGAGCTCGGTGCCAAGGCTCCAGCGGCGCTCCTCGCGACCGTCGACGACATCAACCTCAGTCAGCGCTCAGGGCTCGTTGTCTCGATCACGGATCACTTCGGCGGCGCGGTCGCTGGGCGAAAGATCGCAGTACTCGGCGCCGCGTTCAAGCCCGATTCAGACGACATCCGGGACTCCCCCGCAATCGACATCGCGCTCGAACTGCATAGACTCGGCGCGAATGTCACAGTCACTGACCCGGCTGCCCTGGCGAACGTGGCGGGCAGGTATCCTGAATTGAGCCTCACTGGCGACCTGACCGACGCGGTGCGCGGCGCAGAGTGCCTCGTGATCGCGACAGAATGGGCCGAATACCGTGAGATTGACCCCGTGGCTGCGGCCGAGCTCGTCGCCGAGCAGACAGTATTTGATGGCCGCAACTGCCTCGACCGGGCCTCATGGGCGGCCGCCGGTTGGCACTACCGTGGAATTGGGAGACGCTGA
- a CDS encoding glycosyltransferase — protein sequence MTGVFISWTRQNGRTADLALALGLTPEYVYLESALGLPGRYARQLRATRTLLRRTAPARAVLMLPPAPALFSFVGARRHRPKRLVFDLHTGFFLDPKWAWSARPALRLMRRLGGTAIVTGDALRRECERAGVPAVVLHDAIGEAEPPREHSGFLLCPLSYANDEPVAEILAAAALTPDIEWRLTGRAPESVVAAAPPNVTFTGFVSDVEYSELVRTSLAVVALTTRARTMQRAGYEAFSAGVPHITSDFPELREFYAESGVFAVPAAHAIVAAVRDLTERRAELVAALARVRAIRIGEQRRGLDAVRAALGLAARFEGRNGAGHGHGLGHGLDRPAHDQPMSGDA from the coding sequence GTGACAGGCGTCTTCATCAGCTGGACGCGGCAGAACGGCCGCACAGCTGATCTCGCACTCGCGCTTGGGCTCACGCCCGAGTACGTGTACCTTGAGTCAGCCTTGGGCCTGCCAGGCAGGTACGCCAGGCAACTGCGCGCCACCCGCACGCTCCTCAGGCGCACCGCGCCCGCTCGCGCGGTGCTCATGCTGCCGCCTGCCCCCGCGCTCTTCTCGTTCGTCGGCGCACGTCGGCATCGGCCCAAGCGCCTCGTTTTCGACCTGCACACAGGGTTCTTCCTTGACCCCAAATGGGCGTGGTCGGCGAGGCCCGCGCTGCGGCTCATGCGGCGCCTCGGTGGCACGGCGATCGTCACCGGTGACGCCCTTCGTCGCGAGTGCGAGCGTGCGGGCGTGCCAGCGGTCGTGCTCCACGACGCCATCGGCGAGGCCGAGCCGCCGCGGGAGCATTCAGGCTTCCTGCTCTGTCCGCTGAGCTACGCGAACGATGAGCCTGTCGCCGAGATCCTGGCCGCAGCAGCGCTCACCCCCGACATCGAGTGGCGCCTCACGGGCAGGGCGCCCGAGTCTGTCGTTGCAGCCGCCCCGCCAAACGTGACGTTCACCGGGTTCGTCTCCGACGTTGAGTACTCGGAGCTCGTGCGCACGAGCCTCGCCGTGGTCGCGCTCACGACCCGCGCGCGCACGATGCAGCGAGCGGGCTACGAGGCGTTCAGCGCCGGAGTCCCACACATCACGAGCGACTTCCCTGAGCTTCGCGAGTTCTACGCGGAGAGCGGCGTGTTCGCCGTACCCGCCGCTCACGCGATCGTGGCAGCTGTGCGCGATCTGACCGAGCGGCGAGCGGAGCTTGTCGCCGCGCTCGCTCGGGTCCGTGCGATCAGGATCGGGGAACAGCGGCGCGGCCTCGACGCTGTGCGGGCAGCGCTCGGGCTTGCGGCCCGGTTCGAGGGCAGGAACGGGGCCGGGCACGGGCACGGACTTGGGCACGGGCTTGACCGGCCAGCACACGACCAACCGATGAGCGGAGACGCATGA
- a CDS encoding glycosyltransferase: protein MSELRSAPFSSFGVERPRLLLAASTGGHLTQLSRFARAAGVAGDATWVTFDSPQSRSMLAGERVVWVDYVAPRDVPGTLRARRALGEQLDPGAFDGVVSTGAAVALSAFLWGRANRVPGRYIESVSRTDGPSLTGRLVRFMRLADTYTQHGAWASRAWPQTASVMRGFARELDAARAADGRTAETDRPLRVFVTLGTIRPYRFDRLVDRVLNITRDGDEIVWQLGETARDDLPGTTHSLMDTSALLAEARSADVVITHSGVGTILQMLGEGISPVVVPRRRQHREHVDDHQLQIWQLLKDSGVADPYAVEELTRDGLLAAAAHRTRLSEGGL from the coding sequence ATGAGCGAGTTGCGATCTGCCCCCTTCTCAAGCTTCGGCGTCGAACGCCCTCGGCTGTTGCTCGCGGCGTCAACCGGCGGGCATCTCACCCAGCTCAGCAGGTTCGCCCGTGCGGCCGGAGTCGCCGGCGACGCGACCTGGGTGACGTTTGACTCTCCGCAGAGCCGCAGCATGCTCGCCGGCGAGCGCGTCGTGTGGGTCGACTACGTAGCGCCGCGCGACGTCCCTGGGACCCTGCGCGCTCGCCGAGCACTCGGTGAGCAGCTTGACCCGGGCGCCTTCGATGGCGTCGTCTCGACAGGCGCTGCAGTCGCGCTGTCCGCGTTCCTCTGGGGCCGAGCCAATCGTGTGCCAGGCAGGTATATCGAGAGCGTCTCGCGCACAGACGGGCCGTCGCTCACCGGTCGCCTCGTCAGGTTCATGCGGCTCGCGGACACCTACACGCAACATGGGGCGTGGGCGTCGCGCGCGTGGCCGCAGACCGCGTCGGTGATGCGCGGTTTCGCGAGGGAGCTCGACGCAGCACGGGCCGCCGATGGCAGGACCGCGGAAACCGACAGGCCGCTGCGCGTCTTCGTCACGCTCGGCACCATCCGCCCCTACCGCTTCGACCGCCTCGTCGATCGCGTGCTCAACATCACCCGCGACGGCGACGAGATCGTCTGGCAGCTCGGCGAAACTGCCCGCGACGACCTCCCAGGGACGACGCACTCGCTCATGGACACGAGCGCGCTGCTTGCGGAGGCCCGCTCCGCCGACGTCGTCATCACGCATTCGGGTGTCGGGACGATCCTGCAAATGCTCGGCGAGGGAATCTCGCCGGTTGTCGTGCCGCGCAGGCGCCAGCACCGCGAGCACGTCGACGACCATCAGCTGCAGATCTGGCAGCTGCTCAAGGACTCGGGCGTCGCCGACCCGTATGCGGTGGAGGAGCTCACCCGCGATGGCCTGCTTGCGGCGGCCGCGCACCGAACGAGGCTTTCGGAGGGCGGACTGTGA
- a CDS encoding sugar transferase, whose translation MTASTRSGAVAPSWELRYSRKLIWTDAAVVTAAVAAGIIAASSVYRSNPVGTPFTEDTYALGSFALGVTYWLVWILALGVHDSRRPAVFGTGADEYNRVLAASLSTLGLLTLLLYLVDLAPQRTFLLVAGGVGIPLLLLGRWAWRKRLHQQRRRKRNSYRTLLIGERRKSADVARLLRSNTLAGFNIVGVVTTDPEEPDLLPGVPVVASYDNLLSTVERFETDTLIVTSADALTPRRLRRLGWELEPMGVKLIVATALTDVAGPRIHTRPVAGLPLIHVESPQFQGWRYLAKRALDIFGSIVGIVITSPLLILIPILIRVDSAGPVFFPQQRLGLRGRAFTMVKFRSMHVDAEQERIGLLDQSDGNGVLFKMRDDPRVTKFGKFIRRHSLDELPQLFNVLKGDMSLVGPRPPLPQEAEGYEEWMHRRMFVRPGISGLWQVSGRSNLSWDESVRLDLYYVENWSMMGDLLILWRTIRAVAKGDGAY comes from the coding sequence GTGACCGCGAGTACGCGTTCCGGGGCCGTCGCGCCCTCATGGGAGCTGCGGTACTCGCGAAAACTCATCTGGACTGACGCAGCAGTCGTCACCGCTGCAGTCGCTGCCGGGATCATCGCCGCGTCGTCGGTGTATCGCAGCAACCCTGTTGGCACGCCCTTCACCGAGGACACCTACGCGCTTGGTTCGTTCGCACTCGGGGTGACGTACTGGCTCGTCTGGATCCTGGCCCTCGGCGTGCATGACTCACGTCGGCCGGCAGTGTTCGGCACGGGAGCTGACGAGTACAACCGTGTGCTCGCTGCGAGCCTGTCGACGCTTGGGCTCCTCACGCTCCTGCTCTACCTTGTCGATCTGGCGCCGCAGCGAACGTTCCTTCTAGTCGCGGGCGGAGTTGGCATCCCGCTCTTGCTGCTCGGACGTTGGGCCTGGCGCAAACGGCTGCACCAGCAGCGCCGCCGCAAACGCAATTCCTACCGAACCCTACTCATCGGTGAGCGTCGCAAGTCTGCCGATGTGGCCCGGCTGCTGCGCTCGAACACGCTTGCCGGGTTCAACATTGTCGGAGTCGTCACCACTGACCCAGAAGAACCAGATCTGCTGCCTGGAGTTCCGGTGGTTGCCTCCTACGACAACCTCCTCTCAACAGTTGAGCGGTTCGAGACCGACACGCTCATCGTGACGAGCGCCGACGCGCTCACCCCGCGAAGGCTTCGCCGGCTGGGCTGGGAGCTCGAGCCGATGGGTGTGAAGCTCATCGTCGCGACGGCGCTCACCGATGTCGCTGGCCCACGGATCCACACCCGCCCGGTCGCGGGGCTCCCCCTCATCCACGTCGAGTCCCCACAGTTCCAGGGGTGGCGCTACCTCGCGAAGCGCGCGCTCGATATCTTCGGATCCATTGTCGGAATCGTCATCACGAGCCCGCTTCTGATCCTGATCCCGATCCTGATTCGCGTCGACAGCGCCGGGCCAGTCTTTTTCCCGCAACAGCGACTCGGCCTGCGCGGCCGGGCATTCACCATGGTGAAATTCCGCTCGATGCACGTCGACGCCGAGCAGGAGCGCATCGGGCTGCTCGATCAGAGCGACGGCAACGGCGTGCTCTTCAAGATGCGCGATGATCCGCGCGTGACGAAGTTTGGCAAGTTCATTCGCCGTCACAGCCTCGACGAGCTTCCGCAGCTGTTCAACGTGCTGAAGGGCGATATGTCGCTCGTCGGGCCGCGACCGCCCCTGCCGCAGGAGGCAGAGGGGTACGAGGAGTGGATGCACAGACGCATGTTCGTTCGCCCCGGGATCAGCGGCCTGTGGCAGGTCAGTGGCCGGAGCAACCTCAGCTGGGATGAGAGCGTTCGCCTTGACCTCTACTACGTCGAGAACTGGTCAATGATGGGCGACCTGCTCATTCTGTGGCGCACGATCCGTGCCGTTGCCAAGGGCGATGGTGCGTACTGA
- a CDS encoding NADP-dependent isocitrate dehydrogenase has product MAKIKVEGTVVELDGDEMTRIIWQFIKDRLIHPYLDVTLEYYDLGMEHRDATDDQVTIDAAHAIQKHGVGVKCATITPDEARVEEFGLKKMWKSPNGTIRNILGGVIFREPIIISNIPRLVPGWNKPIIIGRHAFGDQYRATDFRFAGEGTLTVEFAPKDGGEPQKFEVYQAPGDGIAQVQYNLDASIVDFARASLNYGLSRNYPVYLSTKNTILKAYDGRFKDIFQEIFDTEFKEQFEAAGLTYEHRLIDDMVASAMKWEGGYVWACKNYDGDVQSDTVAQGFGSLGLMTSVLATPDGKVVEAEAAHGTVTRHYRQHQQGKPTSTNPIASIFAWTRGLAHRGKLDNNQELIEFSHTLEDVVIKTVESGKMTKDLALLVGPEQGYQTTEEFLASIDENLQQRLA; this is encoded by the coding sequence TTGGCGAAGATCAAGGTTGAAGGCACCGTCGTTGAGCTCGACGGCGACGAGATGACACGAATCATCTGGCAGTTCATCAAGGATCGGCTGATCCACCCGTACCTCGACGTCACGCTCGAGTACTACGACCTCGGTATGGAGCACCGCGACGCAACCGACGATCAGGTCACGATCGACGCCGCGCACGCGATCCAGAAGCACGGCGTCGGCGTGAAGTGCGCGACAATCACGCCTGATGAGGCGCGCGTCGAAGAGTTCGGCCTGAAGAAGATGTGGAAGAGCCCGAACGGCACCATCCGCAACATCCTTGGCGGCGTGATCTTCCGCGAGCCGATCATCATCTCGAACATCCCCCGCCTCGTGCCGGGATGGAACAAGCCGATCATCATCGGCCGCCACGCGTTCGGCGACCAGTACCGCGCAACCGACTTCCGCTTCGCGGGTGAGGGCACCCTCACCGTCGAGTTCGCGCCCAAGGACGGCGGCGAGCCCCAGAAGTTCGAGGTCTACCAGGCCCCGGGCGACGGCATCGCGCAGGTGCAGTACAACCTCGACGCGTCGATCGTTGACTTCGCACGCGCATCGCTGAACTACGGCCTCTCGCGTAACTACCCGGTGTACCTCTCGACGAAGAACACCATCCTCAAGGCGTACGACGGCCGCTTCAAGGACATCTTCCAGGAGATCTTTGACACCGAGTTCAAGGAGCAGTTCGAGGCTGCGGGCCTGACCTACGAGCACCGCCTCATCGACGACATGGTCGCTTCCGCTATGAAGTGGGAGGGCGGCTACGTCTGGGCATGCAAGAACTACGACGGCGACGTGCAGTCTGACACCGTCGCGCAGGGCTTCGGCTCGCTCGGCCTCATGACCTCCGTGCTCGCGACACCGGATGGAAAGGTCGTCGAAGCTGAGGCTGCTCACGGCACCGTGACCCGTCACTACCGTCAGCACCAGCAGGGGAAGCCGACCTCGACGAACCCGATTGCGTCGATCTTCGCGTGGACCCGTGGTCTCGCACACCGTGGCAAGCTCGACAACAACCAGGAGCTCATCGAGTTCTCGCACACGCTCGAGGACGTTGTCATCAAGACCGTTGAGTCGGGCAAGATGACGAAGGATCTCGCGCTCCTCGTTGGCCCTGAGCAGGGCTACCAGACGACCGAGGAGTTCCTCGCGTCGATCGACGAGAACCTGCAGCAGCGTTTGGCATAG
- a CDS encoding sodium/proline symporter has product MKIELWFLIIYFVAMAGIGVWAMRRSSKNAEGFLLAGRSLGPGVTALRLQSSSMSGYMFLGAGSLGYTQGYFGMWYALGDIGGGVLNLSVLGRRMRKLSQILGSITSIEYLEHRYPSKWVRMIAAPVALFCMFFYVMAQFIAGGRGLEMVSGISYPIALAVAIGVIVLYTFLGGYLAVAYTDFVQAIIMLVGMVWILIGTLTAIGGFSAGNAKVGAIDETLLGMFGSGGVYDGQWGIILGALLIFSIGYMGWPHVVVSHMAMKRPSVARRAGLYSTLFNLVFIPAPYIVGIFAIVLLPNLVNPELAIFEMASNVLPSFAVGIVMAAIMSTADALLLQSGTVASQDIYARFFNKNMTDKQMVLVSRVIVLTLAIVGYLIAVVEPPAVAAIVIFSTTVLGSAFVPSYVCAVWWKKANTVGAISSMITGTVLAVGWELAGFAGFTGLDPMVVGILGSTVAMIVGSLATQRSHPVPEHIARALDETKKVGPIPAKLLLGQDSKLSAQAEIASQ; this is encoded by the coding sequence ATGAAGATTGAGCTCTGGTTCCTCATCATCTACTTCGTCGCTATGGCCGGGATCGGCGTCTGGGCCATGCGCCGCAGCTCGAAGAACGCAGAGGGGTTCCTGCTCGCGGGGCGAAGCCTCGGGCCCGGGGTGACGGCACTGAGACTGCAGAGCTCGTCTATGTCGGGCTACATGTTCCTCGGCGCGGGCTCGCTCGGGTACACGCAGGGCTACTTCGGCATGTGGTACGCGCTCGGCGACATCGGCGGTGGCGTACTCAACCTGTCAGTGCTCGGCAGGCGGATGCGAAAACTCTCGCAGATCCTCGGTTCGATCACCTCTATTGAATACCTCGAACACCGGTACCCCTCGAAGTGGGTGCGGATGATCGCGGCTCCAGTCGCCCTGTTCTGCATGTTCTTTTACGTGATGGCCCAGTTCATCGCGGGTGGGCGCGGCCTCGAGATGGTCTCGGGAATCAGCTATCCGATCGCGCTCGCGGTGGCGATCGGGGTCATCGTGCTGTACACATTCCTCGGCGGGTACCTCGCGGTCGCGTACACGGACTTCGTACAGGCAATCATCATGCTCGTTGGAATGGTGTGGATCCTCATCGGCACCCTCACCGCCATCGGCGGCTTTTCTGCCGGCAACGCGAAGGTCGGAGCGATCGACGAGACCCTGCTTGGCATGTTCGGCAGTGGTGGTGTCTACGACGGCCAGTGGGGCATCATCTTGGGAGCGCTGCTCATCTTTTCGATCGGGTACATGGGGTGGCCGCACGTCGTCGTCAGCCACATGGCGATGAAACGGCCGAGCGTCGCGCGCCGAGCGGGTCTCTACTCGACACTATTCAATCTCGTCTTCATTCCCGCGCCCTACATCGTCGGCATCTTTGCGATCGTGCTGCTCCCAAACCTCGTGAACCCCGAGCTCGCAATCTTCGAAATGGCGTCAAATGTGCTGCCCTCTTTCGCCGTCGGGATAGTGATGGCGGCAATCATGTCGACAGCCGACGCGCTGCTGCTGCAGTCGGGAACCGTCGCGAGCCAGGACATTTACGCGCGGTTCTTCAACAAGAACATGACCGACAAGCAGATGGTGCTCGTCTCCCGCGTCATCGTGCTCACGCTCGCCATCGTCGGCTATCTCATTGCCGTCGTCGAGCCGCCCGCAGTTGCGGCTATCGTTATTTTCTCGACGACCGTGCTCGGCAGCGCTTTCGTGCCCTCCTACGTCTGCGCGGTGTGGTGGAAGAAGGCGAACACCGTCGGGGCGATCTCCTCGATGATCACGGGGACCGTACTCGCCGTCGGGTGGGAGCTCGCTGGCTTCGCCGGATTCACCGGGCTCGACCCGATGGTCGTTGGCATCCTAGGCTCCACCGTCGCAATGATCGTCGGTAGCCTCGCCACGCAGCGCAGCCACCCTGTGCCCGAGCACATCGCTCGCGCACTCGACGAGACCAAGAAGGTTGGCCCGATCCCAGCAAAGCTATTGCTCGGGCAAGATAGCAAGCTGTCGGCCCAGGCCGAGATCGCGAGTCAGTGA